Within Channa argus isolate prfri chromosome 4, Channa argus male v1.0, whole genome shotgun sequence, the genomic segment GCTCTTTTAACGGATCCGGATCTTATGACTTTTAGAGGGCGGGGGTCCTGTTTGTATCTTACTAATCAGTAAGACCATTGATATGTTTGGATTAATATCACTTTCGAACTTCAACATCGTAtcagtatattttattttaacgcGGGGTTTAACAGCACtaacagacccacacacacacacgctcacacactcGTGCAGAGCAAAGAGGCCACAGAAACTGCTCTTTAGTTCCCTTCACTCTAGGTTCTTCTTGTGACcgagtttctttgtgttttccatcGTAGCCGCAGAGAAACGATCAGAAAATCAATCAGAAAATCAGGTTTGATTTCTCTGGTTTCCTGCTTCGCTCTAACTccgctctctctcttcatttctaCGTCACTCGACCACTGACGCTCTCACTGCGGAGGGCGGAGCTAATCCGTGGTACGTTCAggaaatataaagacaaaccaaGACCTCAACGTTGAAGACATCTAGTTCTCACTGTTCACATAAAGGGGACTTGATGTAACAAAAGTAACAAACTAACATTTAGTACTTTATATTAAAGCTAGTTTCTGATACAGTTTCACAAAATTTGTGTCTctaaacaaacttaaacacacccacatgttgcagtttagtttcactttcactgaAAAAACACCATGACGCAGAAGATTTTCTCCTCCTGAAGGTAAAGtaactgtttttatatattaatgGTTTTATTGTTCCCTCATCAACATTAGACCCAGTAGAAAGAAGCAGCATCTGAAGTGTTGTAGTGAACATTTACTGAGTCACAGCAAAAACGGACGAAGCTCCGCCATGTTTGTTTACGTTAGAGAGTAAAATCATTAGAATCAGTAGAAGTGGAGTCAGCTGATGGTCAGTAGGTGAAAACAGAGTCCTTGTTACTGAGGATTGAAGCAGCTTTTCCTGCCTGAATCAGTCTGTGGAGGAGGCGGAGATGAGCCGCTGCTCTCCCGCTGTCTCAGACACTAAATGCGGTCTGACCTTGGCCGGACATACGCTGTACCTCAGCTCCCATCGTCTCTGTAGTTGTTCGAGATCACGGCAGCTCAAAGTTatgaaagaaggaaaagtaGCTCCAGACCTAAGAATATTTGTAACATCCATCATGTGCTGGTGTTTAGCTCTGTGCCTCCATCTAGTGACTGATGGCAGACGTGGAGCAGCTGATGGCAGCTTCCTCTGACTGCATTCAGCTGGCACTGATATGAAgcagagaagaaggagaaatgaTGGAGAGGAGGATTGGAGTTGATGTGCAGATGAAGAATGTGTGTTTCCTCTCCACAGGAaggtagaaagtgtgtgtgaagtcaGCAGCATGGATCAGTGtcaggacagagaggagggagaccctccctctaaaaccactctgtgtggggaacctgagagccagaccaaagctcagaggtgagatgaggatctctaactgtccatgactcttctccatgtcagagctcagcaccaacaatcactccaccatcattattcacactctgacctctgtctgtgttgtgttcaagaccagagaagctgcacagaccagacACAGCTGGACCTGGATCTGAACctgaacccagctgtgtgtccatgaaGAGTGACGGGTCAATGGAGGCTCCTCTTCATTTCAGACAGTCTACTGATGGAATGTAATATATTCAAACTGACAGAAAGACAGCAGTTTTGTTTCCATTATACATTTACAGCTCAGTTTGTAATAAAGAGCTGCCATAATTAGTCCTTGGCATTGACACAGAAAATATGCCAACATCAGTATTTGtaactaataatttattttttgtcacattGATAAATTCACCCTCCATAGTACAGAATCTGGGgtaacattttttaactttaacttttatgTTTACTTCAGCTATTGTCAGTGGAATCTGATTTGTCTAAAATCATTAATGAATCACCATCATTATTCACACTCTgacatctgtctgtgttgtgttcaagaccagagaagctgcacagaccagacTATTCTGGACCTGAACCTGAACCTGGCTccagctgtgtgtccatgaaGAGCAACTGTTCAAAAGAGCCTCCTCTTCATTTCAGACAGACTGTTGATGGAATGTAAGAATTTTAAACTGACAGAAAGGCGTTTGAGAGAAAAGCTGATTTTGTTCAATAACAAAAGAAGAATATAAGAAGAATATAACTTATTTAGCAATTTCTATCCATCATATCCATCACAGCCCAGTCTCCAGCAGAAGAAACTAGACTCTCCTGAAGTCAGCTGTGTGTCCTTTAAATATGAAGGGTCGAATTATATTTTTCCTTGATATTAAAGGACGATCTCTAACTGCTGATCAGGGCCCTAACCAGATTGTATAGTGGCTTAACAGATTTAAGATCAAATGATAATTGCTGGATGTTCTAATCCAGCAACAAGTTCTTCAAATCCACTTGAGAACAGTATTAGAAAAGCTGATTAAAGCTGTTCTAGTGCATATTATCGAAAACCAAGGCCATCAGGTTTCCCGCAGGCTACGTGCTagtgaagaaagacagaaagatgtACAAAAGGGAGAGAAAGTCAGTGAAATGCATCATTTCAccccagcaaaaaaaaagtgtctttagTGTCTATTGATGAGTAAGTATTTCTaggtttttgtggtttttgtggaACAGTTGCTATGAATGTCATCAGGCTGCTGCAAGTTGGTTTGTGTTTGGAGTGTGTGGTCCACTGATTGgagaaagaaataaaggcaGCTGGTTTGTTAGGTCCCACTTTGGTCCCTCGACCTTCACCCTTCCTCCTCCAGGTTTTGGAACTTGGTTTGGGTCGTATCTCTTTTCTCCCTTGAGTCTGCTTCCCCTCAGTGTTGGAAGGAGGTGATTTTAAGTCCTTGCTTCCCATTTCTTAGATCCCTGATGATGTCTCCCAACCTTAGCATACTTTCTACCTGTGTCACTGATGCATCAGCTGCCAGCTTGTGTCCATATCATGTGGTGATGCCTGAACCTCTGATTTTCCCTCACTGCCGTCTTTGTACATCATCAGAATTCTGCACATTGCACCTTGAACTCAACCACTGAGGTCAGTGTGATTGACCAGACCTCATGTGCAGCCTCACTGATGAAACTTGGTGAAACACAATTAGGACAGTGACTCTGAAAATATGTAGTCagcaacattttaaactgaCAGTTTTAACAACTGTACTGGTTCCCATGGGTTCCCTACTTGGAGGCAAATACTCAGATGTAGGCAGTTTATGGTTGGTGTCTAGCTAAATATGAggtctgccagaagtgtgaaaacagagcagaaaagcagaaacagtgttgcattttttaaatttccctcacaCATGACTAACGCGTGAAATAGGCGATAGATTAATGGATAGAAAAATAGTTATTAGTGACAGCTCTAAACCTGAAACACCTGTGTAGGTGTTTGTTCAATTCCTTCAACTTTTGTCACGATCAGGCTGCTTTATAGATAGTAAGTAGCCACATCAGTCTTTGTAGCAGATCATTTTGAAAAATCTAGGAAATGATCAGCATGATCactaatcatttttaatttcttcaacTTCATTCTTGCTCACGTTATCAAGTCCTTTAAGGGTCAATTTACTCTGTACATGGAATGAAGTCATCATGGTCATTTTCATAGCCTCTAATTGCGGGTTGCCAGACTATTAATATCACACTACTCAATTCCTTCTCAGGACAGACATAATGTGAGCTCATTCTTCCTGATTCCTCCACAGAGTGgaccagcagagctcagaggttcccAGTTGTCAGTCtgcccagcagcatcaaacacacctggactccatatttatggtctgtacatgtacaactacTACTTTTCCATCTGTTATGTCCACAAtaatgtccatgctgaacttttTAGACCAGTGGAttgtcagtctgtccaacatGAATCTGATGTTTGGCTCCATGGTTTTACTTGGATTGTGTCATTCATATAattttctgttccagctgctggaggacaacattgtcacttttgtgaagagCGAGCTGAAGAAGATCCAGAAGAGTCTGAGTGCAGATTACCCAGAATGCttagagagtcagagggaggatgaggaggtgttggatgatgaggatgaagagcagaggaggagcagcagagagtcatttctgaagatcacagtgaacttcctgaggagaatgaagcaggaggagctggctgactgtctgcacaGCAGTAAGAGCATTTCTGTAAAGATTTAAGTTGGATACAAACCCCTTGTCAATGCAGTGAACAGGgaaatgtgtataaataaacatttgtaaaatccattaaattgtcatgtttttataatcagttaatgattttgttttttgttctctaATGCAGGAACCTCTGCTCCAGTTTGTCAGTGTAAACTCAAATCTAACCTGCAGAAGAAGTTCCAGTACATGTTTGAGGGAatcgctaaagcaggaaacccagtCCTTCTtaatcagatctacacagagctctacatcacagagggagggactggagaggtcaatgatgaacatgaggtcagacagattgaaacagcatccaggaaaccagtcagaccagaaacaacaatcagacatgaagacatctttaaagcctcacctggaagagatggaccaatcagaagagtgatgacaaagggagtggctggcattgggaaaacagtgttaacacagaagttcactctggactgggctgaaaacaaagccaaccaggacatagagttcacatttccattgactttcagagagctgaatgtgctgaaagagaaaaagttcagcttggtggaacttgttcatctcttctttcctgaaaccaaaggaatcagcaggtttgaagagttccaggttgtgttcatctttgacggtctggatgagtgtcgacttcctctggacttccacaacaatgagatcctgactgatgttacagagtccacctcagtggatgtgctgctgacaaacctcatcagggggaacctgcttccctctgctcgcctctggatcaccacacgacctgcagcagccaatcagatccctcctgagtgtgttgacatggtgacagaggtcagagggttcactgacccacagaaggaggagtacttcaggaagaggttcagagatgaggagcaggccagcagaatcatctcccacatcaagacatcacgaagcctccacatcatgtgccacatcccagttttctgctggatcactgctacagttctggaggatgtgttgaaaaccagagagggaggagagctgcccaagaccctgactgagatgtacatctACTTTCTGGTAGTTCAGCTAAAATtgaagaacatcaagtatgatggaggagctgagacagatccacactggagtccagagaacaagaagatgattgagtctctgggaaaactggcttttgagcagctgcagaaaggaaacctgatcttctatgaatcagacctgaaagagtgtggcatcgatatcaaAACAGCCTCAAAttactcaggagtgttcacacagatctttatagaggagagaggactgtaccaaGAGAAGGTGTTTTGCTTtgtccatctgagtgttcaggagtttctggctgctcttcatgtccatctgacattcATCAACTCTGGAATCAATCTGCTGTTAGAAGAAAGATCCTGGTGGTCTAGACTGTTCAGATACAACTCAGTCCACATCTACCAGAGTGCTATTGAGAAGGCCTTAAAGAGTCCGACTGGACAACTAGACTTGCTACTTCGCTTCCTCCTGGGCCTTTCACTGGAGACCAATCAGGCTCTTCTACAAGATCTGAAGAGAAAAATTGGAAATCACTTGCCAACCTATCAGGAAACAGTCCAGCacatcaagaagaagatcagtgagaatctgtctgcagagcaaagcatcaacctgttccactgtctgaatgaactcaATGATTGTTCTCTAGTGGAGGAGATCCAACAGTACCTGAGATCAGGAAGTCTCTCTAGGGATGAattgtctcctgctcagtggtcagctctgggTTTCATCTTGCTGTCATCAGGAAAAGATCTGGATGTGTTTGACCTAAAAGaatactctgcttcagaggaggctctcATGAGGTTGTTGCCAGTGGTAAAAGTCTCCACCAAAGCTTTGtaagaatttaaatgtatttattatcatataaaaactgttgtttcaAAAACGGAGCAAAATAATTCATGacgtttttcctttttaaatttcttgTCAGACTGAGTGGCTCTAACCTCTCAGAAAGAAGTTGTGAAGCTCTGTTGTCTGTTCTCTGCTCTCGGTCTggtagtctgagagaactggacctgagtaacaatgatctgcaggattcaggagtgaagctactgtctgctggactgaaaagtccacactgtaaactggagactctcaggtcAGAATTTATCAGtcaatgtaattaaaatgtgattgaCGGTAAGGAATAACTCTAATTTGTGTAGGATTTTCTTAGGCAAATCATAAtgacagaggacagagaaacatttcattgacagacaaagacagatgcaTGAAGGTGATGATACTTAGGATGATAGTCCTGGATTTTCAGTAGTGGTCAGCAAGATCTACGGGCCAGTAATCAGCTGTAAAATTTATCACATGGACCTTTCTCATCTGATGAGTATCATACAATAGATTAGATTAATGACAGTACTGCTGAGGCAGCTGAACATAAGGAGGAAGGTTTTACAACATTTCAGGTATATTCTTATTTTCCCTCAAACACATTAAACCTGGACTGAAATGGACCTGAATGTAAGACGAGAAAAACAATCACACCAACTGTTCACAGATGgttcctgtgttgttttgtgtgtctgcagactgtcaggttgtctgatcacagaAGAAGGTTGTGCTTCtttggcctcagctctgagctccaacccctcccatctgagagaactggacctgagctacaatcatccaggagactcaggagtgaagctgctgtctgctggattGAAGGATCCACAGTGGagactggaaactctcaggtATGGAGACACCTGCTGCAGATACAGTATCTGGTAGAGGAGAAACAGCtggaaacattttctctcagtTGATCACATATCTTTACAGAACATCTGCTTCTTTTATTCCATGTTTTCTCATATTTCTGTACATGTGGCTACACTGTAAGAAACTCAGCACACTGCAGTCTTTGTTTGCTAAGTGGGACAGATTGTAACTCGATGTCTTTGACTCTGAATTACAATTCGGAAGTTGAATTGAACAGTTTTCCCACTCGACCACTCATAATAGTGCACACGACAGAAACGTAGCTTAGTAGCAGAGAAAAACGACACACATACTGTGTGCAAAGATATGAAGGCCTTTCTAAAAGTCCAGCCATCACAGGTCAAACATCTCACCAGTCATTCTAGAACAATGAGTTCTTTTcaaatttctgtgtgtttcataTCACTATATGtagagcaaaaagaaaaaatattgcaTGACTTTACCATCTGCAGTAGTAAGACTGTTGGAGTTTCATATGAGCCACATCTGAACTTTGGAGgatatatgttgtttatgagCCATGTtatgtccatgtgtgcatgctgacagagaatgtgctgctctgacccccctcctcctttcagggTGGAGCCTGGTGGAGAACGATGGCTGAAaccaggtctgaggaagtgtaagtgtgtttttaattagattgatggaaacaaagcagcaacattcaaccatcttcaaactgtcacatcactcattcacatcatcaaagtgtcaagaaatgaacagatgatggattaataacttcagctgtttgtgtcttgttctctccatcagatttctgtGAACCCATAATCGACACAAACACCGTGAACAAAAACCTGCagctgtctgacaacaacaggaaggtgacattTGTGAAGGAGGATCAGCcgtatcctgatcatccagacagatttgatgAGTGCTTTCACCTGCTGTGCAGTAACGatctgactggtcgctgttactgggaggtggagtggaggagatgtgttgatgcttcagtgagttacagaggactcagcaggagaggagacaggaaaGACTGTGAATTTGGGCTGAACAATAAGTCCTGGACACTTAGTGGCTGTAATGAGTGTTTCTCTAACAGTGGTTTTTATGCCTGGCATAATAACAGTAAAACCTTCATCCCTCCACCTcgctccttctcctccttctcctcctcatcctctgaCTTCAACAGATTAGCAGTGTACGTGGACTGTCCTGGTGGCATTGTGTCCTTCTACAGAGTCTCCTCTGACACATTGTTCCACCTCCACACtttcaacaccacattcactgaacctctgtatcctggtTTTGGGCTCTGGAGGACTGGTTCATGGTTCTCTGTGTGTTCAGACTAGAGTAGAAAGTCCATTGACCAACAGGAGCCTATGTCCATAGTCCAGCAGTATATGTTTGAATGTTTGTACTCATTATTTATAAAAACGCAAACCAACAATTGTATTTCTTAAGGAAACAAGACGGAAACTTGCCTTCTTCTTTTATGGACTCATTTCTGACGTGTCCTGACTTTTTGTGTGGATGCATTTCAGTGAGTTTATTGATATTATTA encodes:
- the LOC137125480 gene encoding NLR family CARD domain-containing protein 3-like, encoding MDQCQDREEGDPPSKTTLCGEPESQTKAQRPEKLHRPDTAGPGSEPEPSCVSMKSDGSMEAPLHFRQSTDGIPEKLHRPDYSGPEPEPGSSCVSMKSNCSKEPPLHFRQTVDGIVDQQSSEVPSCQSAQQHQTHLDSIFMLLEDNIVTFVKSELKKIQKSLSADYPECLESQREDEEVLDDEDEEQRRSSRESFLKITVNFLRRMKQEELADCLHSRTSAPVCQCKLKSNLQKKFQYMFEGIAKAGNPVLLNQIYTELYITEGGTGEVNDEHEVRQIETASRKPVRPETTIRHEDIFKASPGRDGPIRRVMTKGVAGIGKTVLTQKFTLDWAENKANQDIEFTFPLTFRELNVLKEKKFSLVELVHLFFPETKGISRFEEFQVVFIFDGLDECRLPLDFHNNEILTDVTESTSVDVLLTNLIRGNLLPSARLWITTRPAAANQIPPECVDMVTEVRGFTDPQKEEYFRKRFRDEEQASRIISHIKTSRSLHIMCHIPVFCWITATVLEDVLKTREGGELPKTLTEMYIYFLVVQLKLKNIKYDGGAETDPHWSPENKKMIESLGKLAFEQLQKGNLIFYESDLKECGIDIKTASNYSGVFTQIFIEERGLYQEKVFCFVHLSVQEFLAALHVHLTFINSGINLLLEERSWWSRLFRYNSVHIYQSAIEKALKSPTGQLDLLLRFLLGLSLETNQALLQDLKRKIGNHLPTYQETVQHIKKKISENLSAEQSINLFHCLNELNDCSLVEEIQQYLRSGSLSRDELSPAQWSALGFILLSSGKDLDVFDLKEYSASEEALMRLLPVVKVSTKALLSGSNLSERSCEALLSVLCSRSGSLRELDLSNNDLQDSGVKLLSAGLKSPHCKLETLRLSGCLITEEGCASLASALSSNPSHLRELDLSYNHPGDSGVKLLSAGLKDPQWRLETLRVEPGGERWLKPGLRKYFCEPIIDTNTVNKNLQLSDNNRKVTFVKEDQPYPDHPDRFDECFHLLCSNDLTGRCYWEVEWRRCVDASVSYRGLSRRGDRKDCEFGLNNKSWTLSGCNECFSNSGFYAWHNNSKTFIPPPRSFSSFSSSSSDFNRLAVYVDCPGGIVSFYRVSSDTLFHLHTFNTTFTEPLYPGFGLWRTGSWFSVCSD